CCAACAGGGGTTGTCCGATAGATCGAGTCCTTATCGTTTTCTCTGTCGTGTTCTTCGAGAAGGCCGATCCGGGTGGCCTCGAGGATCGTCTCTCGAGCCCGACGATGTGTAATATCCAGCGCTCCTTCGACCCCGGTTGTCGTTTTCCCAGCCGTCTCACAGAGATGAGTGAGTTCAGTGAGTCGGCCAAGTGTTACCGGACGGACTGTCGGGCGTTCGGATGTCACGCTAACCTCCGAACTTGCTGCTTGGCAATTCTGTACGCCCGTTGTGTCACCTTGTTGCCCTGGAATCTAAGATCGAGATAGTTCTCGATATCCTTGCCAGCAGCTGCGACGTATCGGAACCGACGTAACTCCGCTGCCAGGGCCCAGAGATTGTGTCTTACCAACGCGTCTCGATCTTCTCTGATATCGTCAAGCGTTCGGGAACCACAGACGGGGCAGGGGCAGGGAAGGTACTCGAGGTCGTCAATGTTCCATAGTTCTTCACCGCCGAACCCGGGAAGCAGGTAGTTTCGATTCCCCGCGCTTCGAATGAAGGCTGACGAGTCGAAACTGTCCACCCCGAGATAGAGTAAAAGCGGTTGGTAAACCAGGCCACCAAGCCCGTACACGTGAAGGTGTTTGTCCGTCGCAGTTCGCGCGGCCAACACTAGCTTTGTGACTTTTTCGTAATCCGTCCGAACAGGAACAAGACTCCCGAGCGCGTAGCCATCAAAATCACCACGACTTTCTAGATATTGAATACTGTTTCGAACTGTCTCGGGGTCGTACCCATGGACACTTGCGAGCAAAAGTTCATCGCCGTCATGGCGATCACTTGCCTCTAACGCGAGTTCGATACTCTGCTCGATTCGACGCTGGTTCTCCGCTGCTCGGTTCTCCCGCGAGAGGGGGATATCTACCGTACCAAAGATATCCGCTTCGAACAACCGTTGGGTCTCGAGTGTTTCTCGGGGCGTTGTGTCTGGTTCTGTTTGACTGAAATCGTACCCGCCACTATCGGCGTAGACGATCGTATTCTCCGGGACGCCCATCTCATCCCGGAGTGACAGTCCATCGGTTAGCCGATTCCACATCGGGTCCCGGTTCCTGATCGCCCGAGCGTTTATCATCGCGGTCGGGAGATCCGGGATCGTCCCTACGTATTCTGGTGTATTGTCACTCGATCGCTTCCCGAGATTTCGGACGGGAAAGAGAACTGGGGTCTGCAGTTCTCCATGGGGAAGATCGAGCACCCGTTGCCGGTACAGCATCGGGTTTTAGCTCAGCTGGTCGCCTCAAGGTAATGGTCATACTATGACACGAAATGATATATTAGAACTAGATACAGAATCTAGAAATCGGTCAGATCTTTCTGCGATGTCGGCTCAGAGAGGCATGCCGATTTCACATCGTCGGGTGAGTCGGGTTCATTACCGATAGCGAGATGCCTTGCGAAGTTTTTCAGGTAGTTCCCCTTGAGAGCGACGACGATCGTCCCTTGCTCCTTCGCCTGTTCGGTGCGTGCTGGGATCGAGATGACGTTCTCGTATTGATCTGCCACTTCTTCTTGATTGAACGTCACGCCGAGTGTGTCGGCCGGCAACGCAGACAATACGTCGGACAATTCCAAAGCACGATAGTAATCGCTCCCGAGTGCGAAGAAGACGATATCGTAAGAGGAAGACGAGAGTGCATCACGTGTTCGCTCCGAAATCTCGAGGGAGGCCGACCGTGAGTCAATCTCGCTTGCAGCCATCTCTGCAAAAGTGGCGTTGTACGGTGGGAGTTCCTCACGTTCTGCAACGAGCCCGAATCCGGCACTGATGAAATATCGATCGACGGTATGGCTATCGGCTCGAAGCGAGTCGACCGCTTCACTGATGTACTGCTGCTGCCGGCCATCGTAGAGCTTTCTCGCCGGTACACTGACGGCATCATCACGAGCACGAAGCTCATCGAGACCTGCGTCGTCGATTTCGGCTGCGTCGAAGACGGCGCTTTCGTCCGGGTACGATTTGCTGTTCGAACATTGGTCGATAACGAGTATGTCCATGACTAGAACTCCATCAGCCCCTTTTGTACCATAAACTCCGGCAGGAACTCGCTGTCGTATCCGAGGCGGTCGAGAACAGCCGTTCGGAGTTCCTCCGTGTTCTCATACGATTCGACAACGCATCCATTGCGTTCAATCGCCTCAATCGCGTCCTTCGAAACCGTCTCCTCGGGATCGTACAGGAATGCGTTCTGATAGCGTGCGCAGAACTCGCCGACAGATGCTGCCATGGCTTCCGACTCGTACGAAATGGTTTCTGGCGGTTTGGCCCACCACTCGTGAACACCAGTATCACTTATCACGCCGACCTCCGCTACCGGTAGATCGTGGACATTGGACCAGAAGTCCGTCCGTTCCGTGAGGAGGTGGGCTTCGACCGTACTGGTCTTTGTGATCGTATCGGTCGCCGGCGTTATGATGAGCGTTTTCGGCAGTGCTTCTCGGAACTGATCGTAGAACCGTTTCGTGTTATGGAATCCGCGGCGGCGGTTGCGATTGTTCGCGCGGAAGATTGCGACTTCGATCCCGTATTCCTCACAGATTCGGCAATCGCACTCCCGCCACGGCTTCTCTCGAAGCAGTGTCTTGTACTCCTCGAGTAAGTTGTCGTCGCCGATCCACGACGCGTAATCCTCGACGAGTTGCCAAACCTGATCGAATGTCGCAACCTCTCCTGAATACTCCTCACGCTGCTCGAGTTTGTCCGCCATTCGCGGGAACGTTCCCTCGAAATGATCTCGAGCCGTATCGATCAACGTCTGGTACTCTTCGAAATCGACCGGCGATTCAGGATCGTCCTCCCGGAGCAGCTTGATCACTTTCTTCCGGAAAGGGCGGCTGAAACTTGCCCGCAGCTCGCGACCGTGGTCGTAGTCATCGCGGAAGTGCTCCTCGATATCACGGAGGAGACGTTGGTCGTACTCGTCGTCATGTCGATGGGCCTCCAGATAGGAGGAGAGCTCATTGAGCGCTTGCTCTGCTTCAGCGGCCCATGCTTGAATTGCTTGTGAGATGGATTCACACTCGTCGAATGCACGAAGCGAGTGAAGCAGTTCTTGTCCCCGGAGAGCCGTTTGGATTCGCTTGTCAAGTGGATCCCTGTTCGATCCGAACCGAACACGAAGGGCGTCGTAGCGCTGCTCGCTGTCGAGATGATAGTTGTCGCCACCGGTCCAAGCCGCCCGAAGCATACTCGCGCTGTCGAAACTCGACATCCCAGTTCGCCCGATTGCGTCGAACGCGTCGGTTTTTGCGAAGCCGAATACGTGTGTGTCGACCCTCGTCTTGCGGGCTCGCTCGTGTTCTTTCACTGCGTTCCCAACGCCAGTGACGATGTCACGAATTCTGCTGGCATTGGTACCTGCAACACCACCGATCCCGACGTACTGGTATCCGAGGTCAAGTACCTGATCTGCAGCCTGTGCGTACGACATCGGGTCCCAGCCCTGAATTGCAACCATGAGACGGAAGGAATAGTCGTTTGCGTCATAGAGGTCCTTCATCTCCGCGGCATTGTCGAGAGTCAGCTGGTACCGGAACTCCGTGTCGTCTTCTCTGTAGACGGCCCGCGGATCGTCTCGGAGTCGCTCAAGTACGGCGGCTGGCTCGCCTTCGAAGTCTTCCTGCTCAAACGGGTCGACCGACGAGACATCGAAAATCGTCGAATCATGGTCGGCGACGTACTCGGGCCACTCCGTCGGCCATTCGTCGATCATAACGTCGACTTCGTCAGTTAACTCTTCAGGAAGGTCACTCGATGTGAGTGCAGACTCAGCGAACGCACGCTTATTCAGATAGAGTCGGGTTTCGTGGTCAGAGCTAAGCACGAGGTGATCGATCGTCACGCCGACCGTGACGTCAAGGTCTTCGTAGAACGCCAGCATTTCGTCGTTCCCATAGGGAGGAAACGGGAGCGATTTGTAACCCCAGGCGCCGCAGTCGCTGATTGTCGGGAGCCAGTCAGGCACGTTGAGCCCCGATTGTTCGTCATAGACGCCGTGAGATGTGAGTTGGTCGAACTTCGTTGCACTTTCTTCAACCTGTTCGCGCGAAATGAGAACGCCGTCTATCGGGGTCGTTTCGTAATCAAAGATGTCCCAGATATACTGCAACTCTCGCTCGTCCTTTCCGAGTTCAGAATGCTCGTCGTGCTCGAAATCGTAGTGAGCGTCAACGTTGTCATCCCATTCAGGGACGTAGAACCTCACAGATGATATTCACCACGAGATGATTGCTCGCTCTTGCATATGAATCTCCCCAATCCAGTCGAGATCCGTGCCGTGGGAAACCTCGCCTTTTGCTGCGAGAAGAATGTCACTAAATAGTTCACCCACAAAACACATTCGATTAAGCGAAACCGTTGCAAATGAGTGCTACGAATGAAACGTCTATCAGGTGCGACAAAAATTAGAAGACGTTAATATCAATAGCGAGACGCCCCTCTTCCGTAGGATATACCATCTTAGACTTACCGTGTTTTTCGCTACGGACAAATCCTCGTTCTTCGAGCTCGCTAACGTGACGGGCGACGGTGCTCTTCGCGACGT
Above is a genomic segment from Natronorubrum aibiense containing:
- a CDS encoding tRNA-guanine transglycosylase, yielding MLYRQRVLDLPHGELQTPVLFPVRNLGKRSSDNTPEYVGTIPDLPTAMINARAIRNRDPMWNRLTDGLSLRDEMGVPENTIVYADSGGYDFSQTEPDTTPRETLETQRLFEADIFGTVDIPLSRENRAAENQRRIEQSIELALEASDRHDGDELLLASVHGYDPETVRNSIQYLESRGDFDGYALGSLVPVRTDYEKVTKLVLAARTATDKHLHVYGLGGLVYQPLLLYLGVDSFDSSAFIRSAGNRNYLLPGFGGEELWNIDDLEYLPCPCPVCGSRTLDDIREDRDALVRHNLWALAAELRRFRYVAAAGKDIENYLDLRFQGNKVTQRAYRIAKQQVRRLA
- a CDS encoding queuine tRNA-ribosyltransferase tRNA-guanine transglycosylase, with amino-acid sequence MRFYVPEWDDNVDAHYDFEHDEHSELGKDERELQYIWDIFDYETTPIDGVLISREQVEESATKFDQLTSHGVYDEQSGLNVPDWLPTISDCGAWGYKSLPFPPYGNDEMLAFYEDLDVTVGVTIDHLVLSSDHETRLYLNKRAFAESALTSSDLPEELTDEVDVMIDEWPTEWPEYVADHDSTIFDVSSVDPFEQEDFEGEPAAVLERLRDDPRAVYREDDTEFRYQLTLDNAAEMKDLYDANDYSFRLMVAIQGWDPMSYAQAADQVLDLGYQYVGIGGVAGTNASRIRDIVTGVGNAVKEHERARKTRVDTHVFGFAKTDAFDAIGRTGMSSFDSASMLRAAWTGGDNYHLDSEQRYDALRVRFGSNRDPLDKRIQTALRGQELLHSLRAFDECESISQAIQAWAAEAEQALNELSSYLEAHRHDDEYDQRLLRDIEEHFRDDYDHGRELRASFSRPFRKKVIKLLREDDPESPVDFEEYQTLIDTARDHFEGTFPRMADKLEQREEYSGEVATFDQVWQLVEDYASWIGDDNLLEEYKTLLREKPWRECDCRICEEYGIEVAIFRANNRNRRRGFHNTKRFYDQFREALPKTLIITPATDTITKTSTVEAHLLTERTDFWSNVHDLPVAEVGVISDTGVHEWWAKPPETISYESEAMAASVGEFCARYQNAFLYDPEETVSKDAIEAIERNGCVVESYENTEELRTAVLDRLGYDSEFLPEFMVQKGLMEF